ATGAGCCAAACCGAGATCAGCGAGATGAAGATCATGATGGTATCGGAGATGTGTGTGATGAGGAAGAGAGTCGCTTTACCGAAGCAAATCCGTGGGTGCCGTGGGTCGGTATCGGATTTGCAGGGTTAGTGCTGTTGCTACTCTTCACGTTGGTTGCTAAGCGGCCGGCTATACAAGCTGGTGAGGAAAAGAGAGAGGGAGAATAAGTGGAACTAAAACTGGCCGGGCCCCGAAGGGGCCCGGCCAGTTTTAGTCATGGACAAACCACCTTATTTGTGGTTTTCTATCTACGGAAATAGTAGTTTCAGTGTGGAGAGTACCGCTGTGTACAAAATTATAATCACTGCAAAACCAGCCGGTCACGCCCTCTTGTATGAGCGTCTTGGCCGGTCTGGTCGTCGGAAGCGAGTGCGCGCGTATGAGGCGATCGTAAGTATGCCGGATGGCACACAACACTCGTTCATGTTCACGCGTGATGTGTCCGATATAGTCTTTGGTGGTTTGCGGCAGCATTTCGGAGTAGGAGGTGAATGTCCGCCGAATCGAATTGACCTTCCATACACTGGCGTGCTGCATCGATCAGCGAACATTCCGTTCGCGATCAAGTTGTTTGATCAGCCAGATCAGACATTGCTTGGTGCTGGTGTGGTGGTGCGTAGGAATCTGTTGATCCATCATGGTCCTGCTCGGAGCGAGGGATGTTTCACGATCGCTGGTGGCAAGAGGCACTTCAAACGGTTCAGGAGGCTACTTGAGCCCATACTGCACCGAGGTGTTCATATCGAAGTCGTTGTAGAACCAAGAGACAAGTAAAAAGCCGGCCCATATGGAGCCGGCCCATTTTAATATTGATTCTTTAAAGAATATCCGAGTGGTACCTCGTGTCGTCGCGGTTCCCACACTTCTGCATCAAGCCATTCCTTATAGGCATCAAAGATAGCGATCGCTACCGACTGGACATTTTGACGTGAAGTATCGAGCACGAAGTCAAAGTGATTGGTGTCGTACGGATCGACACCATAGAGTCGTTTAAAACGATTTTGTTCGGTGAGCATTCGTTCTCGTACTTGTCGTGATACGGTGCCGAGAGAGGTGCTGCTTGTACCGACCGCCGAGCGGCTGGCGTTGGTCACGGCGTCTTTGAAGATGCGCGCGGTGGCGAGTTCGATATCGAGGTCGAGGTACACTTTGAATGATTCAGGGATCCAGTAGAAGCCAAGACGTGAGTCCACGATGATATCGTCCTTTTCGCGAAGTTTGCGAAGGGACTCGTCGACCTGATGGTCCATTTCATGGTTCTCAACTGCGCGCTTATTGTACTCCTCAAGAGTCATTTTTTTCTTGGTGAGGATCTGTCGAACGAAGTCACCGGAAGAGTGTCGTGTGTAGCCAAGTAGTTCTGCCACACGGTCGGCAGTAGAGGACTTACCGCTACCAGGCTTGCCAGAGATCGTGATGATGT
Above is a window of Candidatus Nomurabacteria bacterium DNA encoding:
- a CDS encoding cytidylate kinase family protein, which encodes MEKKHIITISGKPGSGKSSTADRVAELLGYTRHSSGDFVRQILTKKKMTLEEYNKRAVENHEMDHQVDESLRKLREKDDIIVDSRLGFYWIPESFKVYLDLDIELATARIFKDAVTNASRSAVGTSSTSLGTVSRQVRERMLTEQNRFKRLYGVDPYDTNHFDFVLDTSRQNVQSVAIAIFDAYKEWLDAEVWEPRRHEVPLGYSLKNQY